Proteins from a single region of Geothrix sp. PMB-07:
- the rph gene encoding ribonuclease PH, producing MRQTEELRPLSFETGIQLHAAGSCLIKVGRTHVLCSASLENKVPGWMKGRGTGWLTAEYGMLPAATHTRSDREAARGKQQGRTVEIQRLIGRSLRQAVDLAALGERTLAVDCDVLNADGGTRCAAITGAWVAVALALKSQELSAALIRQVAAVSAGIVETGDGRRGLVLDLEYEEDHLAAVDCNLVAARPIVVGGAGGELDLVELQGTGEGRSFSRKEATALMDLGLAGCATLMAAQLATLA from the coding sequence ATGCGTCAGACCGAGGAATTGCGTCCTCTTTCCTTTGAAACCGGCATCCAGCTTCACGCCGCCGGTTCCTGCCTGATCAAGGTGGGCCGCACGCACGTGTTGTGCTCGGCAAGTCTGGAAAACAAGGTGCCCGGCTGGATGAAGGGTCGGGGCACGGGCTGGCTCACGGCAGAGTACGGCATGCTCCCGGCGGCCACTCACACCCGCTCCGACCGTGAAGCGGCGCGGGGCAAGCAACAGGGGCGCACCGTGGAAATCCAGCGTCTCATCGGGCGCAGCCTGCGCCAGGCTGTGGATCTGGCCGCCCTGGGTGAGCGAACCCTGGCGGTGGATTGCGATGTGCTGAATGCGGATGGCGGCACCCGCTGCGCGGCCATCACCGGCGCCTGGGTGGCGGTGGCCCTGGCCCTGAAGTCGCAGGAACTGTCCGCAGCTTTGATCCGCCAGGTGGCGGCGGTGAGCGCAGGCATCGTGGAAACCGGCGATGGCCGCCGGGGCCTCGTGCTGGATCTGGAATATGAGGAAGATCACCTCGCCGCCGTGGACTGCAACCTGGTGGCCGCAAGGCCTATCGTCGTGGGCGGGGCGGGCGGCGAACTGGACCTGGTGGAACTTCAGGGCACGGGAGAAGGCCGTTCCTTCAGTCGAAAAGAGGCCACGGCCCTGATGGACTTGGGCCTGGCGGGCTGCGCAACCCTGATGGCCGCCCAGCTCGCGACCCTGGCCTGA
- a CDS encoding NgoMIV family type II restriction endonuclease: MSSGKREASRALLAEARRAFHVALLSSVLTEKEGVPSNADRSNGPSVAIAKAILSKLGMGRESAKAAGQTAGNVFELLCRDFLGVTFPRLGHLRPGIWEILHGEGRSMAIEGYEQFAHLGDLERLANSHPELKAFLGNDYTIKPDILVIRHPEEDEAINRFGAVVDDATALKASLRKSNKGLPILHASISCKWTMRSDRAQNARTEALNLIRNRKGRLPHIVVVTAEPTPSRLASIALGTGDIDCVYHFALHELVGAVAESASDDSRELLQTMIEGKRLRDISDLPLDLAT; encoded by the coding sequence ATGAGCTCCGGAAAGAGGGAAGCGTCCCGGGCGTTGCTGGCCGAGGCAAGGCGCGCGTTTCACGTGGCCCTCCTATCGAGTGTGCTCACCGAGAAAGAAGGTGTCCCCTCCAACGCGGATCGATCCAACGGTCCGAGTGTGGCCATTGCCAAGGCCATCCTGTCGAAGCTGGGCATGGGGCGCGAGTCGGCCAAAGCCGCAGGGCAGACGGCAGGGAATGTGTTCGAGCTTCTATGCAGGGACTTTCTGGGAGTAACTTTTCCTCGCCTTGGCCATCTCCGCCCAGGGATATGGGAGATCCTTCATGGGGAGGGGAGATCCATGGCCATCGAAGGCTATGAGCAATTCGCCCATCTCGGGGATCTGGAAAGGCTCGCCAACAGTCACCCGGAATTGAAAGCCTTTCTGGGAAACGACTACACCATCAAGCCGGACATTCTGGTGATCAGGCACCCTGAAGAGGACGAGGCGATCAACCGCTTCGGAGCGGTTGTCGACGATGCGACCGCCCTGAAGGCCAGCCTGCGGAAAAGCAACAAGGGCCTTCCGATCCTCCACGCGAGCATCAGCTGCAAGTGGACGATGCGGAGCGACCGCGCCCAGAACGCCCGCACCGAAGCGCTGAACTTGATTCGGAACCGGAAGGGTCGGCTGCCCCACATTGTCGTGGTGACCGCCGAGCCAACGCCTTCGCGATTGGCTTCCATCGCCCTCGGCACCGGTGACATTGATTGTGTTTACCATTTCGCCCTGCACGAGCTCGTCGGCGCTGTTGCTGAATCCGCTTCGGATGATTCCAGAGAGCTCCTTCAAACCATGATCGAGGGGAAGCGGCTGCGGGACATTTCGGACCTTCCCCTGGACCTCGCCACCTGA
- a CDS encoding RpiB/LacA/LacB family sugar-phosphate isomerase, with product MKLGFASDHAGFDLKERLKAWALEQGHEAVDFGTDGLASVDYPDFAHRAAEGRDQWERLVLVCGSGIGISIAANRHAGIRCALVTSPEHAALARQHNDANAIAFGQRLTDPLQAESYLKTFLETPFEGGRHQGRVDKIEIKGC from the coding sequence ATGAAGCTCGGTTTCGCAAGCGATCATGCGGGGTTCGACCTGAAGGAACGGCTCAAGGCCTGGGCGCTGGAGCAGGGTCATGAAGCGGTGGATTTCGGCACGGACGGATTGGCCTCGGTGGATTACCCGGATTTCGCGCACCGGGCGGCGGAGGGCAGGGATCAGTGGGAGCGCCTGGTGCTGGTCTGCGGATCGGGCATCGGCATCAGCATCGCGGCCAACCGCCATGCCGGCATCCGCTGCGCGCTAGTGACCTCCCCTGAGCACGCGGCACTGGCTCGACAGCACAATGACGCGAACGCCATCGCTTTCGGCCAGCGGCTAACGGATCCGCTCCAGGCAGAATCCTACCTCAAAACCTTCCTGGAAACACCATTCGAAGGTGGAAGGCACCAGGGACGGGTGGACAAGATTGAAATCAAGGGCTGTTAG
- the gcvPA gene encoding aminomethyl-transferring glycine dehydrogenase subunit GcvPA — MRYLPSSSVEDQALLDTIGVPNAEALLAGIPEPLRLRRELDLPPTGSEQEVLWQMMGIANKNMRFCAQFLGAGAYDHFVPSAIDAMCGRQEWFTAYTPYQPEISQGTLQHIFEYQTLICDLTGLEVTNASLYDGGTACVEAALMAVRVAKKRNTVLVSRGLHPMYRDVLKTNFAPHDNLKLVEVELKDGATDMADLQAKLNGDVAAVLVGYPNFLGVAEDLTALAGPIHAAGALLVSVTQEVFAFGWFEAPGKVGADMACGEAMSLGNKPNFGGPFLGFLAVKDAHKREIPGRVVGQTKDLNGETGYVLTLTAREQHIRRDKATSNICSNQGLVALRANIFMQLAGPEGFRGLAEQNAAKAQYLRQRLLELPDMQPVAEVPFFNEFVLRYTGDYAALEEACKKECLLPGLDLGRFYPEYKGCILWCATELHTRQMIESLVEILARVPATV; from the coding sequence ATGCGCTACCTGCCCTCTTCCTCTGTCGAGGATCAAGCCCTCCTGGACACCATCGGGGTGCCCAACGCTGAAGCGTTGCTGGCGGGCATCCCAGAGCCGCTGCGCCTGCGCCGGGAGCTGGATCTTCCGCCCACGGGCTCTGAGCAGGAGGTGCTCTGGCAGATGATGGGCATCGCCAACAAGAACATGCGCTTCTGTGCGCAGTTCCTGGGCGCCGGTGCCTACGACCACTTCGTGCCCTCGGCCATCGATGCCATGTGCGGCCGTCAGGAGTGGTTCACGGCCTACACGCCCTACCAGCCCGAGATCAGCCAGGGCACCCTGCAGCACATCTTCGAGTACCAGACGCTCATCTGCGACCTCACGGGCCTCGAAGTGACCAATGCCAGCCTCTACGATGGCGGCACCGCCTGCGTGGAAGCCGCCCTCATGGCCGTGCGCGTGGCCAAGAAGCGCAACACCGTGCTGGTGAGCCGCGGCCTGCATCCCATGTACCGCGACGTGCTCAAGACCAACTTCGCGCCCCACGATAACCTCAAGCTGGTGGAAGTGGAGCTCAAGGATGGCGCCACGGACATGGCCGATCTTCAGGCCAAGCTCAACGGCGACGTGGCCGCGGTGCTGGTGGGCTATCCCAACTTCCTGGGCGTGGCCGAGGACCTCACGGCCCTGGCCGGTCCCATTCATGCCGCCGGTGCGTTGCTGGTGAGCGTCACGCAGGAAGTCTTCGCCTTCGGTTGGTTCGAGGCCCCGGGCAAGGTGGGCGCGGACATGGCCTGCGGTGAGGCCATGAGCTTAGGCAACAAGCCCAATTTCGGTGGCCCCTTCCTGGGCTTCCTGGCCGTGAAGGACGCTCACAAGCGTGAGATCCCCGGCCGCGTGGTGGGCCAGACCAAAGATTTGAACGGTGAGACGGGCTACGTGCTGACGCTGACCGCCCGCGAGCAGCACATTCGCCGTGACAAGGCCACTTCCAACATCTGCTCGAATCAAGGTCTCGTGGCTCTGCGCGCCAACATCTTCATGCAGCTGGCGGGCCCCGAGGGCTTCCGCGGCCTGGCCGAACAGAACGCCGCCAAGGCCCAGTACCTGCGCCAGCGCCTGCTGGAACTGCCGGACATGCAGCCCGTGGCCGAGGTGCCCTTCTTCAATGAATTCGTTCTGCGCTACACCGGCGACTACGCGGCGCTGGAAGAGGCCTGCAAGAAGGAGTGCCTGCTGCCGGGCCTCGACCTGGGCCGCTTCTACCCCGAATACAAGGGCTGCATCCTCTGGTGCGCCACTGAACTGCATACCCGCCAGATGATCGAGAGCCTCGTCGAGATTCTCGCCCGCGTTCCGGCCACGGTCTGA
- a CDS encoding DNA cytosine methyltransferase gives MPHLSSLEICAGAGGQALGLDMAGFEHDALVEIDRDACSTLRLNRPHWKVFQQDLREFSGGDHKGLDLLAGGVPCPPFSVASKQLGESDERNLFPEAIRLVDETRPRAVMLENVRGLLDAVFEDYRKHIAQQLGALGYVTDWRLLNASDFGVPQLRPRVVFVAIQRHLSEHFEWPMPLLVPPPTVGETLADLMASGGWKGASHWALRADGIAPTLVGGSKKHGGPDLGPTRSRKAWESLCVDGKGLADEPPPPDFLGMPRLTVRMAARIQGFPDDWRLVGGKTSSYRQVGNAFPPPVAKAVGERIAACFQAASRRQVVVAGL, from the coding sequence ATGCCGCACCTCTCTTCTCTTGAAATCTGCGCTGGCGCCGGGGGACAGGCCCTTGGCCTGGACATGGCTGGATTCGAGCACGATGCCTTGGTTGAAATCGACCGAGACGCCTGCTCCACGCTCCGGCTGAATCGTCCACACTGGAAGGTCTTCCAGCAGGATCTCAGGGAATTCTCTGGAGGGGACCACAAAGGGTTAGACCTCCTCGCGGGCGGAGTCCCTTGCCCCCCCTTCTCAGTTGCAAGCAAGCAACTGGGTGAGAGTGACGAGCGAAACCTTTTCCCGGAAGCGATCAGGCTGGTGGATGAAACCAGACCCAGGGCGGTGATGCTCGAGAATGTGCGCGGGTTGCTGGATGCGGTCTTTGAAGACTACCGGAAGCACATTGCACAGCAGCTTGGCGCCCTTGGATACGTTACGGATTGGCGGTTGTTGAACGCATCGGATTTCGGCGTGCCGCAGTTGCGCCCGCGGGTGGTCTTTGTGGCAATCCAACGGCATCTCTCGGAGCATTTTGAGTGGCCCATGCCGTTGCTGGTCCCTCCTCCGACCGTGGGGGAGACTCTGGCTGATCTAATGGCGTCTGGTGGTTGGAAAGGTGCCTCGCATTGGGCGCTCAGGGCGGATGGAATCGCGCCGACATTGGTGGGCGGATCGAAGAAGCACGGCGGCCCGGATCTAGGGCCGACTCGATCCCGTAAAGCCTGGGAATCGCTCTGTGTGGACGGAAAGGGCCTTGCGGATGAACCCCCACCTCCCGATTTCCTGGGGATGCCGCGTCTAACGGTTCGCATGGCGGCGAGGATCCAGGGCTTTCCTGATGACTGGCGTCTGGTTGGGGGCAAAACCTCGTCATACCGACAGGTTGGAAACGCCTTCCCCCCGCCTGTAGCTAAAGCGGTGGGTGAGCGAATCGCGGCCTGCTTCCAAGCGGCCAGCAGGCGGCAGGTTGTTGTGGCGGGCCTATGA
- a CDS encoding patatin-like phospholipase family protein yields the protein MKALLVLALPALLGAQGVGVETSAPTSSRRIDVTVLPPDMVFRFSPRVEIPGMPRVALALSGGGARGLAHIGVLQRIEEVGYPLDSITGTSAGALVGALYASGFSGREIEDLFNRLDLTRAFLEPLWRNPGETLGEQEDRNDTFLSIERHDGHATLAQGLRSGVEVQHTLQALLARGAYFSGGDFNRLQRPLRVLATNLETGQGRVFGSGDLVEAVRASMSIPGGFRPVVIEGQQYVDGALVENLPVQVAKEAFRSDLVVAVDISAPLEQRPSTNILSVAARSLDLVVERRQWESRAAADFLIRPSIHDVPFLEYGSEGAKLVRQGREGFDARRDAMDALLRSRMSQERLDVARVVFECPGGLSPALAGLLAETLKPNEVDLRVQDIQILLQQALVHGLAQEAWATVDPERVLSIHLRLYPTIKTVDIQVPDNWQPVVKAAVAEAIQVGERFNPHTFGTMIGHLVYRSLMAGGPLVDVRGSGFDPEDGLLIICVHEPLVTKVEARIPAGSAVDEAHLLRLLGQLKGRPFRPDDLQKRIALAEHRLHLAELRYQIRPDGEGGTALILIPVPQQRERMDISLGYESTLGGQLGLAYRALNLGFKGTEVELSAARNRLQERAALVLRSPFGFAPGTGMELEANYWQQRLDIPLPWQTRELPGDGLDARISASDVTARAYFRFSNLGTGKASLELSRRNSAFREFGQRITQQQDAAFLSSEWDNFDRYAMPRDGLLLRGRFGMGRTHEDELPGATFQQGYFRARGVKSLGEFLGADLDLEWGQGRRLPLDRWWVLGGPSFVIGSRSLGFMAPNFAAVRFGIPIRFYVGLGLTVELEPRYDLAWVSSEASKLLRSDVSPRAQGTGLVLRTTLSNFYVEASYGFLKVRNPFEAGRAVGSFNVLIGTQPFDLWKRH from the coding sequence ATGAAGGCGCTTCTCGTCCTGGCGCTGCCAGCCCTGCTGGGGGCCCAGGGCGTGGGGGTTGAAACGTCCGCGCCCACGTCGTCTCGGCGCATCGATGTGACGGTGCTGCCGCCGGACATGGTGTTCCGCTTCAGCCCCCGGGTGGAGATCCCGGGCATGCCGCGGGTGGCCCTGGCCCTTAGCGGGGGCGGGGCCCGGGGCCTCGCCCACATCGGCGTGTTGCAGCGCATCGAGGAGGTGGGCTATCCCCTGGACAGCATCACGGGCACCAGCGCCGGAGCCCTGGTGGGGGCCCTCTACGCCAGCGGCTTCTCGGGGCGGGAGATTGAAGACCTTTTCAACCGGCTGGATCTGACGCGGGCCTTTCTTGAACCCCTGTGGCGCAATCCGGGGGAGACTCTGGGTGAGCAGGAAGACCGCAACGACACCTTCCTGTCCATTGAGCGGCATGACGGCCACGCCACCCTGGCCCAGGGCCTTCGCAGTGGCGTAGAAGTGCAGCACACGTTGCAGGCTTTGCTGGCCCGCGGCGCCTATTTCTCGGGCGGCGATTTCAACCGCTTGCAGCGCCCCCTGCGGGTGCTGGCCACCAATCTGGAAACCGGCCAAGGGCGCGTCTTCGGCAGCGGCGACCTGGTGGAGGCCGTGCGGGCTTCCATGTCCATTCCCGGCGGCTTCCGGCCCGTGGTCATCGAGGGCCAGCAGTACGTGGATGGCGCGTTGGTGGAGAACCTGCCCGTGCAGGTCGCGAAAGAGGCCTTCCGCTCTGACTTGGTGGTCGCCGTGGACATCAGCGCGCCCCTGGAACAGCGGCCTTCCACGAACATCCTGTCGGTGGCGGCCCGCAGCCTGGATCTGGTGGTGGAGCGACGCCAGTGGGAAAGCCGCGCCGCCGCGGACTTCCTCATCCGGCCCAGCATTCATGACGTGCCTTTCCTGGAATACGGCTCCGAGGGGGCCAAGCTGGTGCGCCAGGGGCGAGAGGGTTTCGATGCCCGTCGCGATGCCATGGATGCGCTGCTGCGCAGCCGCATGAGCCAGGAACGGCTGGACGTGGCGCGGGTGGTCTTCGAGTGCCCTGGCGGACTCAGCCCGGCGTTGGCGGGGCTTCTGGCGGAAACCCTGAAGCCCAACGAAGTGGACCTGCGCGTGCAGGACATCCAGATCCTGCTTCAGCAGGCCCTGGTCCATGGCTTGGCGCAGGAGGCCTGGGCCACGGTGGATCCGGAGCGTGTGCTCTCCATCCATCTCCGCCTTTATCCGACGATCAAGACGGTGGACATCCAGGTGCCCGACAACTGGCAACCGGTGGTGAAGGCGGCGGTGGCCGAGGCCATCCAGGTGGGCGAGCGCTTCAACCCCCATACCTTCGGCACCATGATCGGCCACCTGGTCTACCGCTCCCTCATGGCGGGCGGGCCCCTGGTGGATGTGCGGGGGTCGGGTTTCGATCCTGAAGATGGGCTTCTCATCATCTGTGTTCATGAACCTCTGGTGACCAAGGTGGAAGCGCGCATCCCGGCCGGATCTGCGGTGGACGAGGCCCACCTCCTGCGCCTGCTGGGTCAGCTGAAGGGCCGTCCCTTCCGTCCCGACGATCTGCAGAAACGCATCGCCCTGGCCGAGCATCGGCTGCACCTGGCGGAGCTGCGCTACCAGATCCGGCCCGATGGCGAGGGGGGCACGGCGCTCATCCTCATCCCCGTGCCGCAGCAGCGGGAGCGCATGGACATCTCCCTGGGGTATGAATCCACCCTGGGCGGGCAGCTGGGCCTGGCCTACCGGGCCCTGAACCTGGGCTTCAAGGGCACGGAGGTCGAGCTGAGCGCCGCGCGCAACCGCCTGCAGGAGCGGGCAGCCCTGGTGCTGAGAAGCCCCTTCGGATTCGCTCCAGGAACGGGCATGGAACTGGAAGCCAACTACTGGCAGCAGCGCCTTGACATTCCCCTTCCCTGGCAGACCCGCGAATTGCCCGGCGACGGGCTGGATGCCCGCATCAGTGCCTCGGATGTGACCGCGAGGGCCTACTTCCGCTTCAGCAACCTGGGCACCGGCAAGGCGAGCCTGGAGCTGAGCCGCCGCAACTCGGCTTTCCGGGAGTTCGGCCAGCGGATCACCCAGCAGCAGGATGCGGCCTTTCTTTCCAGCGAATGGGACAACTTCGACCGTTACGCCATGCCCCGGGATGGCCTGCTACTGCGGGGCCGCTTCGGCATGGGCCGCACGCACGAGGATGAACTGCCCGGCGCCACCTTCCAGCAGGGCTACTTCCGGGCCCGGGGCGTGAAATCCCTGGGGGAATTCCTCGGCGCGGATCTGGATCTGGAATGGGGCCAGGGCCGTCGCCTGCCCCTGGACCGCTGGTGGGTGCTGGGCGGCCCCTCCTTTGTCATCGGTTCGCGTTCCCTGGGCTTCATGGCGCCGAATTTCGCCGCAGTGCGATTCGGGATTCCCATCCGGTTCTATGTGGGGCTGGGCCTCACGGTGGAGCTGGAGCCCCGCTATGACCTGGCCTGGGTGTCATCTGAGGCCTCCAAGCTGCTCCGCTCGGATGTTTCGCCGCGGGCCCAGGGCACGGGCCTGGTGCTCCGCACCACGCTGTCCAATTTTTATGTGGAGGCCTCGTACGGCTTCCTGAAGGTCCGCAATCCGTTTGAAGCAGGCCGGGCCGTCGGCAGTTTCAATGTGCTCATCGGCACCCAGCCCTTCGACCTCTGGAAGCGGCACTGA